In the Candidatus Auribacterota bacterium genome, GATGGACATGGTATACCGGATCCGCGGCTTGGATGTATCGCATCTGGATCGAGGAGGTGATCGGCATGAAGGTCTGCGGGCGAACCCTCCTGATCGATCCGGTCATCCCGTCCGGCTGGAAGCAATTCAGCATCCGTTATCAGCGGGGCGAGGCCATATACGAGATCGCCGTCGAAAACCCGGACGGCGTGAGCCGCGGCGTGGCGTGGGTGGAGATGGACGGCCGCCGTCTGGAGAAGCCGGCCATCCCCCTGGAAGAGGTCTCAATCAAACACAAGGTGGTCGTGCGGATGGGCACGGGGGCTTGATGGCGGAGGAGGCCAGCGTCCCCGCATCCGGGTCGCATTCCTGCGCGGCATCCTGCATGACACGCCATGCCGTAAATGCTTTTTTCCCCCGCCTCCACTGTGCTATAATACCCACGTTCTTTGACGGTTACTATGTATGAAAAAGTCGATGACCAAAAAAGAAAGGAGGGGCCTATGGTTCCGATGGAAGGGGTGAGCAGGGGTTGGCTGGTTTTTTTAGGCGTCATTCTCGTCATCGCGGGGATTGCGGCAATCGGCATGCCGCTCGTCGCGTCACTCGCGGTGGAGCTTCTCATCGGCTGGATTCTGATAGTGAGCGGGATCATGCAGAGCATTTACTCGTTCTCATCCCGCAGGTGGGGAAAATTCTTCATGCGCCTGCTCGCGGGGCTCCTCTACTTCCTTGCCGGCATCATGCTGGTGGCGCACCCGCTCAGGGGCGTGCTCACGCTGACGCTCCTGCTGGGAATCCTCTTCGTGCTCGAGGGAATCTGCAAGATCATCGGCTCATTTCAGATCCGCCATGTGCAGAATTGGGGATGGCTGTTTTTTAGCGGCATCCTGGCCCTCCTCATCGGCATTCTCATCTGGAAAGGGTGGCCGTCCAGCTCGGCATGGGCGATCGGACTCCTGGTGGGGATAAACATCCTCTTCAGGGGCTGGGCGCTCATCGCGCTGGCCCTCGCGATTCCGTCCGGGAGCGCCGGTCAGAGCCGGGCATTCTGAATCGCGCGGTGCGGTTGAAAATATCATAGCTGGGCTGGGTGCGCGCAAGCTCTCTTCTGCTGTCTTTCGCTGCCCTGCTATGCTATCGCCGTTCTTTGACAACAATGCAGTGAATCGGATTATCACTTTTCACTTTCCACTATTCACTGCGTTATTCCCCGGTAGCTCAGTCGGTAGAGCAGGTGGCTGTTAACCACCGTGCCGCAG is a window encoding:
- a CDS encoding DUF308 domain-containing protein, whose amino-acid sequence is MVPMEGVSRGWLVFLGVILVIAGIAAIGMPLVASLAVELLIGWILIVSGIMQSIYSFSSRRWGKFFMRLLAGLLYFLAGIMLVAHPLRGVLTLTLLLGILFVLEGICKIIGSFQIRHVQNWGWLFFSGILALLIGILIWKGWPSSSAWAIGLLVGINILFRGWALIALALAIPSGSAGQSRAF